Proteins from a single region of Shinella zoogloeoides:
- a CDS encoding GntR family transcriptional regulator, protein MVQKTGDSVRGRSHAVHRALKRAILDQALSPGAKLPEDSIGERLGVSRTLVREALVRLSEEGLVDLRPNKGATVARPTLEEGRNLFLTRVALERLVVETLSGRLAKEQIDTLSAHIDAEDAARTEHAQSIRLAGEFHTLLAQMTNNTTLIRYVNETVARSSLILALYGRPHSSECAVSEHRDLLDHLIAGKTEAAVKLMTHHLDSITTRALLPKEDDRNIKDVLSAYAVAEGLV, encoded by the coding sequence ATGGTACAGAAAACGGGCGATTCGGTTCGCGGGCGCTCGCATGCCGTCCACCGGGCGCTGAAACGCGCAATCCTCGATCAGGCTCTTTCACCCGGCGCGAAGCTGCCGGAGGATTCCATCGGCGAACGTCTCGGCGTCAGCCGCACGCTGGTGCGCGAGGCGCTGGTGCGGCTCAGCGAGGAAGGACTGGTCGACCTGCGCCCGAACAAGGGCGCGACAGTGGCGCGGCCGACGCTGGAGGAAGGGCGGAACCTCTTCCTTACCCGCGTGGCGCTGGAGCGGCTCGTCGTCGAGACCCTTTCGGGCCGGCTTGCCAAGGAGCAGATCGACACGCTCTCGGCTCATATCGACGCCGAAGATGCCGCGCGGACGGAACACGCGCAGTCGATCCGTCTCGCCGGTGAATTCCATACCCTGCTCGCGCAGATGACGAACAATACGACCCTCATCCGCTACGTGAACGAGACGGTCGCCCGCAGCTCGCTGATCCTCGCCCTTTACGGCCGGCCGCATTCCTCCGAATGCGCCGTGTCGGAGCACCGCGACCTGCTCGACCACCTGATTGCCGGCAAGACCGAGGCCGCAGTCAAGCTGATGACCCATCACCTCGATTCGATCACCACCCGCGCCCTGCTGCCGAAAGAGGACGACCGAAATATCAAGGACGTGCTCTCGGCCTATGCCGTCGCGGAAGGCCTCGTCTAG
- a CDS encoding sulfate/molybdate ABC transporter ATP-binding protein, with amino-acid sequence MDVSVKNIRKEFDRYPALNDVSLDIRSGELIALLGPSGSGKTTLLRLIAGLEQPTLGSIHFGAEDASHKTVQERHVGFVFQHYALFRHMTVADNIAFGLTVRPRAERPPKAEIRRRVGELLDMVQLSGLEKRYPNQLSGGQRQRVALARAMAIEPKVLLLDEPFGALDAKVRKELRRWLREFHDRTGHTTVFVTHDQEEALELADRVVVMSQGKIEQVGSSDDVYDRPNSPFVFSFIGDSASLPVRVEEGCIRFQGAPVGIAPRGGDAGEGAGTLFFRPQDVTLVTDAGTPALEGRIATSRRLAGTRIADIDIGRPGEPHHVEIEIPLDAQAANGATLRFRPTRWKLFADEAAS; translated from the coding sequence ATGGACGTCAGTGTAAAAAACATCCGCAAGGAATTCGACCGATACCCGGCGCTGAACGATGTCTCGCTCGACATTCGCTCGGGCGAGTTGATCGCACTTCTCGGCCCCTCCGGCTCGGGCAAGACGACGCTGCTGCGCCTCATCGCCGGCCTTGAGCAGCCGACGCTCGGCAGCATCCATTTCGGCGCGGAGGATGCCTCGCACAAGACCGTGCAGGAGCGCCATGTCGGCTTCGTCTTCCAGCACTATGCGCTGTTCCGCCATATGACGGTGGCCGACAACATCGCCTTCGGTCTGACGGTGCGCCCGCGCGCGGAGCGTCCGCCCAAGGCCGAGATCCGCCGCCGCGTCGGCGAGCTTCTGGACATGGTGCAGCTTTCCGGCCTTGAGAAGCGCTATCCGAACCAGCTTTCCGGCGGCCAGCGCCAGCGCGTGGCGCTCGCCCGCGCCATGGCCATCGAGCCGAAGGTGCTGCTGCTCGACGAGCCTTTCGGCGCGCTCGACGCCAAGGTGCGCAAGGAGCTGCGCCGCTGGCTGCGCGAGTTCCACGACCGCACCGGCCATACGACTGTCTTCGTCACGCACGACCAGGAGGAAGCGCTGGAGCTGGCCGACCGCGTGGTCGTGATGAGCCAGGGCAAGATCGAGCAGGTCGGCTCGTCCGACGATGTCTACGACCGGCCGAACTCGCCCTTCGTCTTCTCCTTCATCGGCGATAGCGCCAGCCTGCCGGTGCGCGTGGAGGAGGGGTGTATCCGCTTCCAGGGCGCACCCGTCGGCATTGCCCCGCGCGGCGGCGATGCGGGCGAGGGGGCGGGCACGCTCTTCTTCCGTCCGCAGGATGTGACGCTTGTCACGGATGCCGGGACACCGGCGCTGGAAGGCCGCATCGCCACGTCCCGCCGCCTTGCCGGCACGCGCATCGCGGATATCGATATCGGCCGGCCGGGTGAGCCGCACCATGTCGAGATCGAAATCCCGCTCGACGCGCAGGCCGCGAACGGCGCGACGCTGCGTTTCAGGCCGACGCGGTGGAAGCTGTTCGCGGACGAGGCTGCGTCCTAG
- a CDS encoding malonate--CoA ligase, translated as MANHLFDAIRAAAPSEAAFIETAEGRSWTYGEMIAFSGRLAGALRQLGVLPGERMAVQVEKSPEALMLYLACLRVGAVYLPLNTAYTLAELDYFLGDATPRLVVVDPTQGESVAGMAKACGGTVATMDAAGGGSLLALAAGLEADFVDAERGPDDLAAILYTSGTTGRSKGAMLTHDNLLSNALALRDHWRFTGADRLIHALPIFHTHGLFVASNVTLLSGASMFFLPRFDAGEALRLMERATVLMGVPTFYVRLLQHPGLTREATAHMRLFVSGSAPLLAETHRSFSDRTGHAILERYGMTETNMNTSNPYDGDRVAGTVGFPLPGVLLRVADPQTGKSLPDGETGMIEVKGPNVFKGYWRMPEKTAAEFRMDGFFITGDLGKIDERGYVHIVGRGKDLVISGGYNIYPKEVEMEIDAMPGVVESAVIGVPHPDFGEGVTAVVVRAAGAALDEPAVLAALQNRLARYKQPKRVLFVEDLPRNTMGKVQKNVLRETYADIYKG; from the coding sequence ATGGCCAATCATCTTTTCGATGCGATCCGCGCCGCCGCGCCGTCGGAGGCGGCGTTCATCGAGACGGCCGAGGGGCGGAGCTGGACCTATGGCGAGATGATCGCCTTTTCCGGCCGGCTGGCGGGCGCATTGCGGCAGCTCGGCGTCCTGCCGGGAGAGCGGATGGCGGTGCAGGTGGAGAAAAGCCCGGAAGCGCTGATGCTCTATCTCGCCTGCCTGCGGGTGGGGGCCGTCTACCTGCCGCTCAACACGGCCTATACGCTGGCCGAACTCGACTATTTCCTGGGGGACGCCACGCCGCGGCTGGTGGTCGTCGATCCGACGCAGGGCGAAAGCGTCGCCGGCATGGCGAAGGCGTGCGGCGGCACGGTCGCCACGATGGATGCGGCGGGCGGTGGCAGCCTGCTCGCGCTTGCCGCCGGGCTGGAGGCGGATTTCGTCGATGCCGAGCGCGGGCCGGACGATCTGGCGGCGATCCTCTACACGTCCGGCACGACCGGCCGCTCCAAGGGCGCGATGCTCACCCACGACAACCTGCTCTCGAACGCGCTGGCGCTGCGCGATCATTGGCGCTTCACCGGCGCGGACCGGCTGATCCATGCGCTGCCGATCTTCCACACGCACGGCCTTTTCGTCGCCTCCAACGTGACGCTGCTGTCGGGCGCGTCGATGTTCTTCCTGCCGAGGTTCGACGCGGGCGAGGCCCTGCGGCTGATGGAGCGCGCCACGGTGCTGATGGGCGTGCCGACCTTCTATGTCCGCCTGCTGCAACATCCGGGCCTGACGCGCGAGGCGACCGCCCATATGCGGCTGTTCGTGTCCGGCTCCGCGCCGCTGCTTGCCGAAACCCATCGCAGCTTCTCGGACCGGACCGGCCACGCCATCCTCGAGCGCTACGGCATGACCGAGACCAACATGAACACCTCGAACCCCTATGACGGCGACCGGGTGGCGGGCACGGTGGGCTTCCCGCTGCCGGGCGTCCTGCTGCGCGTCGCCGATCCGCAGACCGGAAAATCTCTGCCCGACGGCGAGACGGGCATGATCGAGGTGAAGGGGCCGAACGTCTTCAAGGGCTACTGGCGCATGCCGGAAAAGACGGCCGCCGAATTCCGCATGGACGGCTTCTTCATCACGGGCGACCTCGGCAAGATCGACGAGCGCGGCTATGTGCATATCGTCGGCCGCGGCAAGGACCTCGTGATCTCGGGCGGCTACAACATCTATCCGAAGGAAGTGGAGATGGAGATCGACGCCATGCCCGGCGTCGTGGAAAGCGCGGTCATCGGCGTGCCGCATCCCGATTTCGGCGAGGGGGTGACGGCGGTCGTGGTGCGGGCGGCAGGAGCGGCGCTCGACGAGCCGGCCGTGCTCGCCGCCCTGCAGAACCGGCTGGCGCGCTACAAGCAGCCCAAGCGCGTGCTCTTCGTCGAAGACCTCCCGCGCAACACGATGGGCAAGGTGCAGAAGAACGTGCTGCGCGAGACCTATGCGGATATCTACAAGGGCTAG
- the hpaR gene encoding homoprotocatechuate degradation operon regulator HpaR → MNGAPSDMDNPDKTNDGSPRERRRSLAIGLLKAREAVMSHFRPILADHDVTEQQWRVLRVLAEAGTLDASELAEKAFILAPSLTRMLRSLEERGLILRHKDKDDGRRVLLQLAPAGQAVIDEVMPDSRRVYADIDARFGTQRVDALLDMLEELAALKLDGKGGGEE, encoded by the coding sequence ATGAACGGTGCGCCTTCGGACATGGACAATCCCGACAAGACGAACGACGGGTCCCCGCGTGAACGCCGGCGCTCGCTGGCAATCGGCCTCTTGAAGGCGCGCGAGGCGGTGATGAGCCATTTCCGGCCGATCCTCGCCGACCATGACGTCACCGAGCAGCAATGGCGGGTGCTGCGCGTCCTGGCGGAGGCCGGTACGCTCGATGCATCGGAGCTTGCGGAAAAGGCCTTCATCCTTGCGCCGAGCCTGACGCGCATGCTGCGCTCGCTGGAGGAGCGGGGCCTGATCCTGCGGCACAAGGACAAGGACGACGGCCGCCGCGTGCTGCTGCAACTCGCCCCGGCCGGACAGGCGGTGATCGACGAGGTGATGCCGGATTCCCGCCGTGTCTATGCGGATATCGATGCACGCTTCGGGACGCAGCGGGTCGATGCGCTTCTCGACATGCTGGAGGAGCTTGCCGCCCTCAAGCTCGACGGCAAGGGCGGCGGCGAGGAATAG
- a CDS encoding cation diffusion facilitator family transporter yields the protein MKTEQGLLRVSIAVTILLAGVGILFGILSGSFAIVFDGIYAMTDASMTVLALVVSNLIASSATDGKNPLVKHFTMGFWHLEPMVLGLNGILLTGAATYALINAVSSIMNGGRLFDFGAAITYSVVTLAITITMAIVSARANRTIKSEFVALDVKSWIMSSGLTGALLVAFIGGALIQGTKHEWMSPYIDPVALALVCLVIIPIPAGTIRQALADILLVTPADLKSHVDAVAETIVERHGFLSYRAYVARVGRGRQIELFFIVPADLPARKLQDWDAIRDEVGIAIGDEGPDRWLTIAFTTDPEWAD from the coding sequence ATGAAAACGGAACAGGGGCTGCTGCGCGTCTCCATCGCCGTCACCATCCTCCTGGCGGGCGTCGGCATTCTGTTCGGTATTCTCTCCGGTTCCTTCGCCATCGTCTTCGACGGTATCTATGCGATGACGGATGCGTCGATGACGGTTCTGGCGCTCGTGGTCTCGAACCTCATCGCCTCCTCGGCGACCGACGGGAAGAACCCGCTCGTCAAGCATTTCACCATGGGTTTCTGGCATCTGGAGCCGATGGTGCTGGGCCTCAACGGCATCCTGCTCACCGGCGCGGCGACCTATGCGCTGATCAACGCCGTCAGCAGTATCATGAACGGCGGGCGGCTGTTCGATTTCGGCGCGGCGATCACCTATTCCGTCGTGACGCTTGCGATCACGATCACCATGGCCATCGTCAGCGCGCGGGCGAACCGCACCATCAAGTCGGAATTCGTCGCGCTCGACGTCAAGTCCTGGATCATGTCCTCCGGTCTTACCGGCGCCCTGCTCGTCGCCTTTATCGGCGGTGCGCTGATCCAGGGCACCAAGCACGAATGGATGTCGCCCTATATCGACCCGGTCGCGCTGGCGCTCGTCTGCCTCGTCATCATCCCCATTCCGGCCGGCACGATCCGGCAGGCGCTTGCCGATATCCTGCTCGTCACCCCGGCCGACCTGAAGAGCCATGTCGACGCCGTGGCGGAAACCATCGTCGAGCGGCACGGCTTCCTTTCCTACCGGGCCTATGTCGCCCGCGTCGGCCGCGGCCGGCAGATCGAGCTTTTCTTCATCGTGCCGGCGGATCTCCCGGCGCGCAAATTGCAGGATTGGGATGCGATCCGCGACGAGGTCGGCATCGCCATCGGTGACGAGGGCCCGGACCGCTGGCTGACCATCGCCTTCACCACCGATCCCGAATGGGCGGATTGA
- a CDS encoding LysR family transcriptional regulator: protein MLDPRLLRAFVAIADAGSFTAAADRLHMTQSTMSQQIARLEDAIGRALVDRAARPVRLTVTGERLLGHARRILALQDEALTLVAETSGTTSVRIGMPDDIATPEMARAFAAFTRRHKEARLDVTTGLRSDLARRYRSGELDIVVLKEDAPGEDSLASFEEPIAWFAAPGAAGSLPDPVPLVTFPPGGLYRDAMFERLERERRRWYIAFTSASLRNVLMAVEAGLGLSLLPVDATKGWRIEPLAGFAGEPPVFASLYSWEKSGFVGELADEVLDILRRHFARI, encoded by the coding sequence GTGCTCGACCCGCGCCTGCTCCGGGCCTTCGTGGCGATTGCCGACGCCGGCAGCTTCACCGCCGCCGCCGACCGCCTGCACATGACCCAATCGACCATGAGCCAGCAGATCGCCCGTCTTGAGGATGCGATCGGCCGCGCGCTGGTGGACCGCGCCGCCCGCCCGGTGCGCCTGACGGTGACCGGGGAACGCCTGCTCGGCCACGCCCGGCGCATCCTCGCCCTGCAGGACGAGGCGCTGACGCTGGTGGCGGAAACCTCCGGCACCACCTCGGTCCGGATCGGCATGCCAGACGACATCGCGACCCCGGAAATGGCCCGGGCCTTCGCCGCCTTCACCCGGCGTCACAAGGAGGCCCGCCTCGACGTCACCACCGGCCTGCGCTCCGATCTTGCCCGCCGCTACCGCTCCGGCGAACTCGATATCGTGGTGCTGAAGGAGGATGCGCCGGGAGAGGACAGCCTGGCGAGCTTCGAGGAGCCGATCGCCTGGTTCGCCGCGCCCGGCGCGGCCGGAAGCCTGCCCGACCCGGTGCCGCTCGTTACCTTCCCGCCCGGCGGGCTTTATCGCGACGCCATGTTCGAGCGGCTGGAGCGCGAGCGCCGCCGCTGGTACATCGCCTTCACCTCCGCCAGCCTGCGCAACGTGCTGATGGCCGTGGAAGCGGGCCTCGGCCTCTCGCTGCTGCCGGTCGACGCCACGAAAGGCTGGCGGATCGAGCCGCTCGCCGGCTTCGCGGGCGAACCGCCGGTCTTCGCCTCGCTCTATTCCTGGGAGAAAAGCGGCTTCGTCGGCGAGCTGGCCGACGAAGTGCTCGACATCCTCAGGCGGCATTTCGCGCGTATCTAG
- a CDS encoding ankyrin repeat domain-containing protein: MTQLHKAAAAGDTAAIRALLAGGADIEARDASGATALLVATHANKVEAARALIEAGANVNAKDDIQDSPYLYAGARGHLDILKLTLAHGADLKSINRYGGTSLIPASERGLVETVDTLIKAGVAIDHVNRLGWTALLEAIILGDGGKRHQQIVGLLIAAGANVNLADNDGVTPLRHARDRGFDEIAALLEKAGAK, encoded by the coding sequence ATGACCCAGTTGCACAAGGCCGCCGCTGCCGGCGACACCGCCGCCATCCGGGCCTTGCTCGCCGGGGGCGCGGACATCGAGGCGCGGGACGCCAGCGGCGCGACCGCGCTGCTCGTCGCCACCCATGCCAACAAGGTGGAAGCGGCCCGCGCGCTGATCGAAGCGGGCGCGAATGTCAACGCCAAGGACGATATCCAGGACAGCCCCTATCTCTATGCCGGCGCGCGCGGCCATCTCGATATCCTCAAGCTGACGCTCGCCCATGGCGCGGACCTCAAAAGCATCAACCGCTATGGCGGCACCTCGCTGATCCCGGCCTCCGAGCGCGGCCTTGTCGAGACGGTGGACACGCTGATCAAGGCGGGCGTCGCCATCGACCATGTCAACCGGCTCGGCTGGACTGCGCTTCTGGAGGCGATCATCCTCGGCGACGGGGGCAAGCGTCATCAGCAGATCGTCGGCCTTCTGATCGCGGCCGGCGCCAATGTGAACCTCGCCGACAATGACGGCGTGACGCCGCTGCGCCATGCCCGCGACCGCGGCTTCGACGAAATCGCCGCCCTGCTCGAAAAGGCAGGGGCGAAATGA
- a CDS encoding cyanate transporter: protein MMTDMRPGRDWAMLALVVLVGLNLRPFIAAPAPILAEIVADTGLGYGGIAMLTLLPMFLMGVGAFVAPGLQVRTGTRRGLLAALAILLAGSALRLFAHDGLTLIATAALCGIGVAFIQAAFPGIIKARFPTSVPVVTGLYSAVIMAGGAFGARLMPVLVHAGFGWRAALAWLALPVALALAAAWRILSDVEAKKPDGTLTRRLLRRPRTWALMAAFGLINAGYSSMIAWLAPYYQAQGWTSADGSGLVAVMAACQAAAALGLPFLARGNVDRRRWLWLTIAFQIIGFFGLARFPELAPALWAGLCGAGLGGSFALAIVTALDHLPSPEQAGALAALMQGGGFLIAAIGPYAMAVLHDWTGGFAAGWYLHLGCVLVTALLYLRFDPRSYPVAMPVAG, encoded by the coding sequence ATGATGACGGATATGCGCCCCGGCCGCGATTGGGCAATGCTCGCACTGGTCGTTCTGGTCGGCCTCAATCTCCGGCCCTTCATCGCCGCGCCGGCGCCCATTCTCGCCGAGATCGTCGCCGATACAGGCCTCGGTTATGGCGGGATCGCCATGCTGACGCTGCTGCCGATGTTCCTGATGGGGGTTGGCGCCTTCGTGGCGCCCGGCCTGCAGGTGCGCACCGGCACGCGGCGCGGCCTGCTTGCCGCGCTCGCCATCCTGCTCGCCGGCTCGGCGCTGCGTCTCTTCGCCCATGACGGGCTGACGCTGATCGCGACGGCGGCGCTCTGCGGCATCGGCGTCGCCTTCATCCAGGCCGCCTTTCCCGGCATCATCAAGGCGCGGTTCCCGACCAGCGTGCCGGTCGTCACGGGGCTTTACTCCGCCGTCATCATGGCCGGCGGGGCCTTCGGGGCGCGGCTGATGCCGGTGCTCGTGCATGCCGGCTTCGGCTGGCGGGCGGCGCTCGCCTGGCTGGCCCTGCCGGTGGCTCTGGCGCTGGCCGCCGCCTGGCGCATCCTGTCCGACGTCGAGGCGAAGAAGCCGGACGGCACGCTCACCCGCCGGCTGCTGCGGCGTCCGCGCACCTGGGCGCTGATGGCGGCCTTCGGCCTGATCAATGCCGGCTACAGCTCGATGATCGCCTGGCTTGCGCCCTATTATCAGGCGCAGGGCTGGACGAGCGCGGACGGCAGCGGCCTCGTTGCTGTCATGGCGGCCTGTCAGGCCGCCGCGGCGCTGGGTCTGCCGTTCCTCGCCCGCGGCAATGTCGACCGCCGCCGCTGGCTCTGGCTGACCATCGCTTTCCAGATTATCGGCTTCTTCGGTCTCGCGCGCTTTCCCGAGCTGGCGCCGGCGCTCTGGGCGGGGCTTTGCGGGGCGGGTCTCGGCGGCAGCTTCGCGCTCGCCATCGTCACTGCGCTCGATCATCTGCCGAGCCCCGAGCAGGCCGGCGCGCTCGCCGCGCTGATGCAGGGCGGCGGGTTCCTCATCGCGGCCATCGGCCCCTATGCGATGGCGGTGCTGCACGACTGGACGGGCGGCTTTGCGGCCGGCTGGTATCTGCATCTCGGCTGCGTGCTGGTGACGGCGCTGCTTTATCTGCGCTTCGACCCTCGCTCCTATCCGGTGGCGATGCCGGTAGCCGGATAG
- a CDS encoding bifunctional allantoicase/(S)-ureidoglycine aminohydrolase, producing MQRSYYSSLGGHPPQTDLLTGRAVFTEAYAVLPKGTMQDIVTSFLPFWDNTRCWVIARPLSGFSETFSQYVMEVAPGGGSDRPEQDPEAEGVLFVVDGEVELTLPAGKHTLTPGGYAFLPPGLKWSLRNRSGAHARFHWIRKAYEAVDGLDHPEPLILNEKDITPSVTPDTDGGWATTRFVDPNDLRHDMHVTIVTLMPGAVIPFAETHVMEHGLYVLQGKAVYRLNQDWVEVEAGDFMWLRAFCPQACYAGGPGPFRYLLYKDVNRHMALRPFGARR from the coding sequence ATGCAAAGAAGCTACTACTCCTCCCTCGGCGGCCACCCGCCGCAGACCGACCTGCTGACCGGCCGCGCCGTTTTCACGGAGGCCTATGCGGTGCTCCCCAAGGGCACGATGCAGGACATCGTCACCAGCTTCCTGCCCTTCTGGGACAACACGCGCTGCTGGGTCATCGCCCGCCCGCTTTCTGGCTTTTCCGAGACCTTCTCGCAATATGTCATGGAAGTCGCCCCCGGCGGCGGCAGCGACCGGCCGGAGCAGGACCCGGAGGCCGAGGGCGTTCTCTTCGTCGTCGACGGCGAAGTGGAGCTGACGCTGCCGGCCGGCAAGCACACGCTGACGCCGGGCGGCTACGCCTTCCTGCCGCCGGGCCTGAAGTGGTCGCTGCGCAACCGCTCGGGCGCCCATGCCCGCTTCCACTGGATCCGCAAGGCCTATGAGGCCGTGGACGGTCTCGACCATCCCGAGCCGCTGATCCTCAATGAGAAGGACATCACCCCCTCCGTCACGCCCGATACGGACGGCGGCTGGGCGACGACCCGCTTCGTCGACCCGAACGACCTTCGCCACGACATGCATGTGACCATCGTCACGCTGATGCCCGGCGCCGTCATTCCCTTCGCCGAGACCCACGTCATGGAACACGGCCTCTACGTGCTGCAGGGCAAGGCCGTCTACCGTCTCAACCAGGACTGGGTGGAAGTGGAAGCCGGCGACTTCATGTGGCTGCGCGCCTTCTGCCCGCAGGCCTGCTATGCCGGCGGCCCCGGCCCGTTCCGCTACCTGCTCTACAAGGACGTCAACCGTCACATGGCGCTGAGGCCCTTCGGCGCACGTCGCTGA
- the cysW gene encoding sulfate ABC transporter permease subunit CysW has protein sequence MAHKPRSLRSPTTESPAARYTLMAVAFLFLALFLLLPLAAVFVEAFRKGPGEFFTAFGDPDTLAAIRLTLLVAGIAVPLNLVFGVAAAWAIAKFEFKGKAFLTTLIDLPFSVSPVISGLVYVLLFGAGSVLGPWLKSHGVEILFAVPGIVLATVFVTFPFVARELIPLMQEQGTGDEEAALSLGASGWQTFWYVTLPNIKWGLLYGVLLCNARAMGEFGAVSVVSGHIRGLTNTMPLHVEILYNEYNFVAAFAVASLLAALALVTLVVKTVLELHYGAEIAAGRKH, from the coding sequence ATGGCGCATAAGCCGCGTTCCCTCCGCTCGCCGACGACGGAATCGCCCGCCGCCCGCTATACGCTGATGGCGGTCGCCTTCCTGTTCCTCGCGCTCTTCCTCCTCCTGCCGCTGGCCGCCGTCTTCGTCGAGGCGTTCCGCAAGGGGCCGGGGGAATTCTTCACCGCCTTCGGCGATCCCGATACGCTCGCCGCCATCCGCCTCACGCTGCTGGTCGCCGGCATCGCGGTGCCGCTCAACCTCGTCTTCGGCGTGGCGGCGGCCTGGGCCATCGCCAAGTTCGAATTCAAGGGCAAGGCGTTCCTCACCACCCTCATCGATCTGCCGTTCTCCGTCTCGCCGGTCATTTCCGGCCTCGTCTATGTGCTGCTCTTCGGCGCGGGAAGCGTGCTTGGGCCGTGGCTGAAGAGCCATGGCGTCGAAATCCTCTTCGCCGTGCCGGGCATCGTGCTCGCCACGGTCTTCGTCACCTTCCCCTTCGTCGCGCGCGAGCTGATCCCGCTGATGCAGGAACAGGGCACGGGCGACGAGGAGGCGGCGCTGTCGCTCGGGGCGTCCGGCTGGCAGACCTTCTGGTACGTGACGCTGCCCAATATCAAATGGGGGCTGCTCTACGGCGTGCTGCTCTGCAACGCCCGTGCCATGGGCGAGTTCGGGGCGGTCTCGGTGGTGTCCGGCCATATTCGCGGCCTCACCAACACCATGCCGCTGCATGTCGAGATCCTCTACAACGAGTATAATTTCGTCGCGGCCTTCGCGGTGGCCTCGCTGCTCGCCGCGCTCGCGCTCGTCACGCTGGTCGTCAAGACGGTTCTGGAACTTCACTACGGCGCGGAAATCGCCGCCGGTCGCAAGCATTGA
- a CDS encoding fumarylacetoacetate hydrolase family protein, with product MTAENAPPAHTYIFAPPAVPALPVKGMSALFPVHRIYCVGRNFADHAIEMGHDPVREPPFFFQKNPDTLTAPENGFPYPPATSDVHHEVELVVALKSGGSDIAAENALDCVYGYAVGLDMTRRDLQAEAKKHGRPWEIAKAFEHSAPCGPIHPVAKIGHPARGAIRLAVNGAVRQDGDLGQMIWKVPEMLAHLSRLFVLAPGDLIFAGTPAGVGAIRKGDVMEAHIDGLDGIAVTVV from the coding sequence ATGACAGCCGAAAACGCCCCGCCCGCACACACCTACATCTTCGCCCCGCCCGCCGTTCCCGCCCTGCCGGTCAAGGGCATGTCCGCGCTCTTTCCGGTGCATCGCATCTATTGCGTCGGCCGCAACTTCGCCGACCACGCCATCGAGATGGGGCACGACCCGGTGCGCGAGCCGCCCTTCTTCTTCCAGAAGAACCCGGATACGCTCACCGCGCCCGAAAACGGCTTTCCCTATCCGCCCGCAACCAGCGACGTGCATCACGAGGTCGAGCTGGTCGTGGCGCTGAAAAGCGGCGGCAGCGACATCGCGGCGGAAAACGCGCTCGACTGCGTCTACGGCTATGCCGTCGGGCTGGACATGACGCGCCGCGACCTGCAGGCCGAAGCCAAGAAGCACGGCCGCCCCTGGGAGATCGCCAAGGCCTTCGAGCATTCCGCCCCCTGCGGGCCGATCCACCCCGTCGCCAAGATCGGCCATCCGGCGCGCGGCGCGATCCGGCTTGCCGTCAACGGCGCGGTGCGGCAGGACGGCGACCTCGGCCAGATGATCTGGAAGGTGCCAGAGATGCTCGCCCACCTCTCCCGTCTCTTCGTTCTCGCACCGGGCGACCTCATCTTCGCCGGCACGCCCGCGGGCGTCGGCGCGATCCGGAAAGGCGACGTGATGGAGGCCCATATCGACGGGCTGGACGGCATCGCCGTGACGGTCGTCTGA
- a CDS encoding pseudoazurin, whose translation MAKSIVGAAAVILALALPAAAADFEVHMLNKGAEGAMVFEPAFVKVAPGDTVTFIPTDKGHNVETIKDMIPEGAEAFKSKMNETYKVTFDKAGAYGVKCTPHVGMGMVGVVIVGDAPANLDAVKTGKLPKKARERLDAAIAAAGL comes from the coding sequence ATGGCAAAGAGCATCGTCGGCGCGGCAGCAGTCATTCTGGCCCTCGCGCTTCCGGCAGCGGCGGCGGATTTTGAAGTGCATATGCTGAACAAGGGCGCCGAAGGCGCCATGGTGTTCGAGCCGGCCTTCGTGAAGGTCGCCCCCGGCGATACGGTCACCTTCATCCCCACCGACAAGGGTCACAATGTCGAGACGATCAAGGACATGATCCCCGAGGGCGCGGAAGCCTTCAAGAGCAAGATGAACGAGACCTACAAGGTCACCTTCGACAAGGCCGGCGCCTATGGCGTGAAATGCACGCCGCATGTCGGCATGGGCATGGTGGGTGTTGTCATCGTCGGCGATGCGCCGGCGAACCTCGATGCCGTCAAGACCGGCAAGCTGCCGAAGAAGGCACGCGAGCGTCTGGATGCCGCCATCGCGGCAGCCGGTCTCTGA